In the genome of Halobacterium noricense, one region contains:
- a CDS encoding complex I subunit 1/NuoH family protein — translation MATATPLPDTIQDLLGIGGFAGELLSMLLGAALVGTIMLTMTAFAGPWAKRKITAAFTDRISVNRIGPWGLGTIIVDAVRLLSKELIIPEGADRPAYDVAPVVLAGSALLAFAVIPMGNGIHLADPETGLVFVFAIASIASLGLLMGGYASNNKYSLLGGLRAVAQNIAYEIPLVVTAASVVLFTGSLQMSEIVAAQTVELVTIAGIRIPAWFAFVNPFAFVLFMIANLAEVGRNPFDTPEAPTEIVGGYQTEYSSVYFVLFYLGEFVHIFLGGAIIATLFLGGPAGPFLPGFVWFTIKIWAVFLFTQWCRSAVPRVRIDQIIEIGWKGLLVLSFANLVLTAVILGVLGL, via the coding sequence ATGGCGACGGCGACGCCACTCCCCGACACCATCCAGGACCTCCTCGGCATCGGCGGGTTCGCCGGGGAGCTGCTCTCGATGCTGCTGGGCGCGGCGCTCGTCGGCACCATCATGCTGACGATGACCGCGTTCGCGGGCCCGTGGGCGAAGCGCAAAATTACCGCGGCGTTCACGGACCGCATCTCCGTCAACCGCATCGGCCCCTGGGGGCTGGGGACCATCATCGTCGACGCAGTCCGCCTGCTGTCGAAGGAACTCATCATCCCCGAAGGTGCCGACCGGCCCGCGTACGACGTCGCGCCGGTCGTGCTCGCGGGCTCGGCGCTGCTCGCGTTCGCCGTCATCCCGATGGGCAACGGCATCCACCTCGCCGACCCCGAAACGGGGCTCGTGTTCGTGTTCGCAATCGCGTCGATTGCGAGCCTCGGCCTCCTGATGGGCGGGTACGCGTCGAACAACAAGTACAGCCTCCTCGGCGGCCTGCGTGCCGTCGCGCAGAACATCGCCTACGAGATTCCGCTCGTCGTCACCGCGGCCTCCGTCGTGCTGTTCACGGGGTCGCTCCAGATGAGCGAAATCGTCGCCGCCCAGACCGTGGAACTGGTGACCATCGCCGGCATCCGGATTCCGGCGTGGTTCGCGTTCGTCAACCCGTTCGCGTTCGTGCTGTTCATGATCGCGAACCTCGCGGAGGTAGGCCGCAACCCCTTCGACACGCCCGAAGCGCCGACCGAAATCGTCGGCGGCTACCAGACCGAGTACTCCTCGGTGTACTTCGTGCTGTTCTACCTCGGCGAGTTCGTCCACATCTTCCTCGGCGGTGCCATCATCGCGACGCTGTTCCTCGGCGGCCCGGCGGGACCGTTCCTGCCCGGGTTCGTCTGGTTCACCATCAAGATCTGGGCGGTGTTCCTGTTCACGCAGTGGTGCCGGTCGGCGGTCCCGCGCGTGCGCATCGACCAGATCATCGAGATTGGCTGGAAGGGCCTGCTGGTCCTCTCGTTCGCTAATCTCGTGCTCACCGCAGTTATCCTCGGGGTGCTCGGACTATGA
- a CDS encoding NADH-quinone oxidoreductase subunit D, with protein MSTYEERNVEPPTTESGDVDGDAIAELLGDHVLDREEHLNADAYVVRADAVQDVLQTLKDDAGFDHLSCVTAEEHDDRFESIYHLKQYDDPTNEVSIVVPTSREEPVSESAAPVFRTADWHEREAYDLVGVQYDDHPNLERILLPDTWQGHPLGLDYNQDKPQIVTFEENKNPLEDHARGGEDSDTMFLNIGPHHPATHGVLHVETVLDGEQVADVNPDIGYLHRCEEQMAQKGTYRYQIMPYPDRWDYGPGGIVNEWAYARAAEDLADIEVPEYAQVIRTMGSEMCRIACHLLATATFALDLYGDFTAIFMYGMRDREIVQNLLEDLTGQRMMFNYLRLGGVVWDIPEPRDEYFENVRDFLDDLPAKLDEYHDLITENEIFQSRCVDTGYLDPEVAKNYGVTGPVARGSGIDYDLRRDDSYGYYDELEWDVVTEDGGDNFARLLVRMREIEQSARIIEQCVDLLEDWPEDEREIQANVPRTLKPEAGKETYRAVEGAKGELGIYIRADGTEKPGRFKIRSPAFSNLSALKEMSTGEYIPDLVATLGSLDVILGEVDR; from the coding sequence ATGAGCACGTACGAAGAGCGTAACGTCGAACCCCCGACGACCGAGTCGGGCGACGTCGACGGTGACGCCATCGCGGAGCTGCTCGGCGACCACGTCCTCGACCGCGAGGAACACCTCAACGCCGACGCCTACGTCGTCCGCGCGGACGCCGTCCAGGACGTCCTCCAGACGCTGAAGGACGACGCCGGCTTCGACCACCTCTCGTGTGTCACCGCCGAGGAGCACGATGACCGCTTCGAGAGCATCTACCACCTCAAGCAGTACGACGACCCGACCAACGAGGTCAGCATCGTCGTGCCGACGTCCCGCGAGGAGCCGGTCAGCGAGAGCGCGGCCCCCGTCTTCCGCACCGCCGACTGGCACGAGCGGGAGGCCTACGACCTCGTCGGCGTCCAGTACGACGACCACCCGAACCTCGAACGCATCCTCCTTCCCGACACGTGGCAGGGCCATCCCCTGGGTCTGGACTACAACCAGGACAAGCCCCAGATCGTCACGTTCGAGGAGAACAAGAACCCGCTGGAGGACCACGCTCGCGGCGGTGAGGACTCGGACACGATGTTCCTCAACATCGGTCCCCACCACCCCGCCACGCACGGCGTCCTCCACGTCGAGACGGTGCTGGACGGCGAACAGGTCGCGGACGTCAACCCCGACATCGGCTACCTCCACCGCTGCGAGGAGCAGATGGCCCAGAAGGGGACCTACCGCTACCAGATTATGCCGTACCCCGACCGCTGGGACTACGGCCCGGGCGGCATCGTCAACGAGTGGGCGTACGCCCGCGCCGCCGAGGACCTCGCGGACATCGAGGTCCCCGAGTACGCGCAGGTCATCCGGACGATGGGCTCGGAGATGTGCCGCATCGCCTGCCACCTGCTCGCCACCGCGACGTTCGCGCTGGACCTCTACGGCGACTTCACCGCCATCTTCATGTACGGCATGCGGGACCGGGAAATCGTCCAGAACCTCCTGGAGGACCTCACCGGCCAGCGCATGATGTTCAACTATCTCCGCCTCGGCGGGGTCGTCTGGGACATCCCCGAACCCCGCGACGAGTACTTCGAGAACGTCCGGGACTTCCTCGACGACCTCCCGGCGAAGCTCGACGAGTACCACGACCTCATCACGGAGAACGAAATCTTCCAGTCCCGGTGTGTCGACACCGGCTACCTCGACCCCGAGGTCGCCAAGAACTACGGCGTCACGGGCCCGGTCGCCCGCGGCTCCGGCATCGACTACGACCTCCGCCGCGACGACTCCTACGGCTACTACGACGAGCTCGAATGGGACGTCGTCACGGAGGACGGCGGTGACAACTTCGCACGCCTCCTCGTGCGGATGCGCGAAATCGAACAGTCCGCCCGCATCATCGAGCAGTGCGTCGACCTGCTGGAGGACTGGCCGGAGGACGAGCGCGAGATTCAGGCCAACGTCCCGCGCACCCTCAAGCCCGAAGCGGGCAAGGAGACGTACCGCGCCGTCGAGGGCGCGAAGGGCGAACTCGGCATCTACATCCGCGCGGACGGCACCGAGAAGCCCGGGCGCTTCAAGATTCGCAGCCCGGCGTTCTCGAACCTCTCCGCGCTCAAGGAGATGTCCACCGGGGAGTACATCCCCGACCTCGTCGCCACGCTCGGCAGCCTCGACGTGATTCTCGGGGAGGTGGACCGATAG
- a CDS encoding NuoI/complex I 23 kDa subunit family protein, which translates to MIGLLKGMATTMKHALDGETFTVEYPEEAPEVSPRFRGVHKFSQERCIWCRQCENVCPNDTIQIVTDKQRNGEQYNLHVGQCIYCRLCEEVCPVDAILLTENFEFTGDTKHDLVFNKEQLKNVPWYNDLDPLASREPDRGSWVGEGEGEVDYQ; encoded by the coding sequence ATGATTGGACTACTCAAAGGGATGGCAACGACGATGAAACACGCCCTCGACGGTGAGACGTTCACCGTCGAGTACCCGGAGGAAGCGCCCGAAGTCAGCCCGCGCTTCCGCGGGGTGCACAAGTTCAGCCAGGAGCGCTGCATCTGGTGTCGCCAATGCGAGAACGTCTGCCCGAACGACACCATCCAGATTGTCACGGACAAGCAGCGCAACGGCGAGCAGTACAACCTCCACGTCGGACAGTGCATCTACTGTCGGCTCTGCGAGGAGGTCTGTCCGGTGGACGCGATTCTCCTCACGGAGAACTTCGAGTTCACCGGGGACACGAAACACGACCTCGTGTTCAACAAAGAACAGTTGAAGAACGTGCCGTGGTACAACGACCTCGACCCGCTGGCGTCCCGCGAACCCGACCGGGGTTCCTGGGTCGGCGAAGGCGAAGGCGAGGTCGACTACCAGTAG